The following coding sequences are from one Salvia hispanica cultivar TCC Black 2014 chromosome 3, UniMelb_Shisp_WGS_1.0, whole genome shotgun sequence window:
- the LOC125216426 gene encoding gibberellin 2-beta-dioxygenase 6-like: MVAFESTPPLAQHYTGIVHDRAHKKISCDQNLQNDDGCQDLPVIDLAGLMGDDEDARVKCASQITAASSEWGFFQIVNHGVNPDLIKQMRKEQIELFKTPFSRKSSCGLLNNSYRWGSPSATNPDNFSWSEAFHIPLIKISDQSCYGEFTSLREVLVGYAAAMQKLAKLLAEVLIKNLGQKLGDFEETIKCDETTCFLRLNRYPACPLSAEIFGLVPHTDSDFLTILHQDEVGGLQLIKDSKWVAVKPNKDALIVNIGDLFQAWSNNLYKSVEHKVMANPNVERFSVAYFLCPSYESLIKSCKQPSLYTNFTFAEYRAKVQEDARLFGRKFGLSRFLRS, translated from the exons ATGGTTGCTTTCGAATCCACTCCACCACTAGCCCAACACTATACCGGAATAGTACATGATCGGGcgcataaaaaaatatcgtGCGACCAAAACTTGCAAAATGATGACGGATGCCAAGACTTACCGGTAATTGACCTCGCGGGTCTGATGGGCGACGATGAGGATGCTAGGGTCAAATGTGCGTCCCAAATCACGGCCGCTTCGTCGGAATGGGGGTTCTTCCAAATAGTCAACCATGGGGTCAACCCGGACCTCATAAAACAAATGAGAAAAGAGCAAATCGAGCTTTTCAAGACTCCTTTCTCAAGAAAGTCAAGTTGTGGACTTCTCAACAACTCGTACCGTTGGGGGTCCCCTTCGGCCACCAACCCCGACAACTTCTCGTGGTCCGAGGCGTTCCACATCCCCCTAATCAAGATCTCCGACCAATCTTGCTATGGCGAATTTACCTCTCTAAg GGAAGTGCTGGTCGGATATGCGGCCGCAATGCAGAAACTAGCCAAGCTGCTAGCCGAGGTGCTGATCAAGAATCTAGGGCAAAAGTTGGGAGATTTTGAGGAGACGATCAAATGCGACGAGACCACATGTTTTCTTCGATTGAACCGTTACCCGGCATGTCCATTATCCGCAGAAATATTCGGTTTGGTGCCACACACAGATAGTGATTTCCTCACAATATTACATCAAGATGAAGTTGGAGGGCTTCAACTCATCAAAGACTCCAAATGGGTCGCTGTCAAACCCAACAAAGATGCACTCATTGTCAACATTGGTGATCTTTTTCag GCTTGGAGTAACAATTTGTATAAGAGTGTGGAGCATAAAGTGATGGCCAATCCTAACGTAGAGAGATTCTCAGTGGCCTACTTTCTTTGCCCTTCTTATGAGTCTTTGATCAAGAGTTGCAAACAGCCATCTCTTTATACTAATTTCACCTTTGCAGAGTATAGAGCCAAAGTGCAGGAAGATGCCAGATTATTTGGTCGAAAATTCGGCCTATCTAGGTTTCTACGATCATAA
- the LOC125214731 gene encoding katanin p80 WD40 repeat-containing subunit B1 homolog KTN80.4-like has translation MTTTTKRAYKLQEFVAHSSSVNCLKIGRKSSRVLVTGGEDHKVNLWAIGKPNAILSLSGHSSGIDSVSFDSSEILVAAGAASGTIKLWDLEEAKIMRTLTGHRSNCISLDFHPFGEFFASGSLDTNLKIWDIRRKGCIHTYKGHTRGVNTIRFTPDGRWVVSGGEDNTVKLWDLTAGKLLHDFKCHEGQVQSIDFHPHEFLLATGSADRTVKFWDLETFELIGSTAPETTGVRSMIFNPDGKTLLCGLHENLKVFSWEPIRSHDTVDVGWSKLSDMNIHEGKLLGCSYNQSCVGVWVVDISRIEPYAIGKTARLTGDNDAKSNSGGSSVTTEDNVKVNLGRLSISNNAEAVKETRSLTRLSVPQNSDKDSKSSASTPSTPQKSNISVVSKTMQANAPSFSSSTNPKRQAPKAQSVANVLFHRSDVIPVIVPRNNPRAEQVNEFRKEDAPVKAVPLHLQSKTSDVSKTINTRDVFERTNIPTQPDNEPPKSMDSNVPDRTFSASVKNSMSGLAADRKARDDKHMISRRVDTNAAIDTLARYQHESYEFRGNSMNVEASHVEGQRGGRTQLILPNWEQKGRSSYRPGIASSNISGRLNAQFYPSTDENESVSASDEDTIADLVQQHDQFVGSMRSRLGKLQIVLNYWQRHDIRGALSAISKMGDQSVLADVMSLLAEKTDVVTLDICSCLLPLLTGLVESDMDRHQDIALDMLIKLVRVFGSVIYSSLSGPASVGVDIEAEQRLERCNLCYVELEKLKCSLPALSRRGGNIAKSAHELNLALQEV, from the exons ATGACGACCACCACCAAACGTGCTTACAAGCTAC AGGAATTTGTAGCTCATTCTTCTAGTGTGAACTGCCTAAAGATCGGGAGGAAATCATCAAGGGTTCTTGTGACTGGAGGAGAAGATCACAAGGTCAATCTCTGGGCTATTGGCAAGCCCAATGCCATACTG AGTTTGTCAGGCCATTCCAGTGGAATTGATTCAGTTAGCTTTGATTCATCGGAGATTTTGGTTGCTGCTGGAGCAGCTAGTGGTACCATTAAGCTCTGGGATTTGGAAGAGGCTAAGA TCATGCGTACCCTCACTGGTCACCGCTCCAATTGCATATCCTTGGACTTTCATCCTTTTGGAGAGTTCTTTGCATCTGGTTCCCTGGACACAAATCTCAAAATATGGGATATCAGAAGGAAGGGGTGTATACACACCTACAAGGGTCATACTCGAGGAGTTAACACAATCAGGTTTACTCCTGATGGGCGGTGGGTTGTTTCTGGTGGAGAGGACAACACTGTGAAG CTATGGGATTTAACCGCTGGCAAGCTTTTGCATGATTTCAAATGCCATGAAGGCCAGGTTCAGTCCATCGATTTCCATCCACATGAGTTTTTGCTGGCAACAG GCTCAGCTGACAGAACTGTAAAATTCTGGGATCTTGAAACATTTGAGCTAATTGGCTCGACTGCACCTGag ACCACCGGAGTACGCAGTATGATCTTCAATCCTGATGGGAAAACCCTGCTTTGTGGCTTgcatgaaaatttgaaa GTTTTCTCATGGGAGCCAATCAGAAGTCATGATACTGTAGATGTGGGGTGGTCTAAACTATCAGATATGAATATCCATGAAGGAAAGCTTCTAGGATGTTCTTATAATCAGAGTTGTGTTGGAGTTTGGGTTGTAGACATTTCG CGGATTGAACCATATGCTATTGGAAAAACTGCTCGATTAACTGGTGATAATGATGCAAAATCAAATTCTGGTGGTTCATCAGTAACCACAGAGGATAATGTGAAGGTCAATTTGGGCAGGCTTTCTATTTCAAATAATGCCGAGGCGGTGAAGGAAACTAGATCTCTTACAAGGCTCTCTGTCCCCCAAAACTCAGATAAGGATTCTAAATCAAGTGCAT CTACTCCAAGCACTCCTCAAAAGTCAAATATCAGTGTTGTTTCAAAGACAATGCAGGCCAATGCACCATCATTTTCCAGTTCAACAAACCCGAAGCGGCAAGCCCCAAAGGCCCAATCAGTAGCAAATGTCTTATTCCACAGATCTGATGTAATACCTGTGATTGTGCCAAGAAATAATCCTAGAGCTGAGCAAGTTAATGAATTTAGAAAAGAAGATGCTCCAGTTAAAGCTGTACCTTTGCATTTACAGTCCAAAACTTCTGATGTTAGTAAAACTATTAACACCAGAGATGTTTTTGAGAGAACTAATATTCCTACTCAGCCCGATAATGAGCCCCCAAAGTCCATGGATTCGAATGTCCCAGATAGAACTTTCAGTGCATCAGTTAAGAACTCAATGAGTGGACTTGCTGCAGACAGAAAAGCCAGAGATGATAAACATATGATTTCAAGAAGAGTTGATACAAATGCTGCTATAGATACCCTTGCTAGATATCAGCATGAAAGTT ATGAATTTCGAGGAAATAGTATGAATGTGGAGGCATCTCATGTAGAAGGTCAAAGAGGAG GTAGAACACAGCTGATTCTCCCTAACTGGGAACAGAAAGGAAGAAGTTCTTACCGTCCAGGTATTGCTTCAAGCAATATCTCTGGGAGATTAAAT GCTCAATTTTATCCTTCAACTGATGAAAACGAGTCAGTCTCTGCTAGTGATGAAGATACTATTGCTGATTTGGTACAGCAACATGATCAATTTGTTGGCTCAATGAGGTCTCGATTAGGCAAACTGCAg ATAGTCCTTAACTACTGGCAGAGGCATGATATAAGAGGGGCTCTTAGTGCAATCAGCAAAATGGGTGACCAAAGT GTGCTTGCTGATGTAATGAGCCTATTGGCAGAAAAAACTGATGTTGTCACATTAGATATTTGTTCATGTCTTTTGCCACTCCTGACGGGACTTGTGGAAAGTGATATGGACAG GCATCAAGATATAGCATTGGATATGCTCATAAAATTGGTGAGAGTATTTGGCTCTGTGATTTACTCTTCACTGTCAGGGCCTGCATCTGTTGGTGTTGACATCGAGGCAGAGCAAAG GCTGGAGCGTTGCAATCTCTGCTATGTGGAActtgagaaattgaaatgcTCCCTTCCAGCTCTTTCAAG AAGAGGGGGTAATATCGCCAAATCAGCACACGAACTGAATCTGGCGCTTCAGGAAGTTTGA
- the LOC125216425 gene encoding alpha-galactosidase 1-like isoform X1 has protein sequence MEGSGEGRAWSISLLLLALTLAVNADRRSLLANGLAATPPMGWNSWNHFNCFIDEQMIRQTADALVSTGLADLGYKFVNIDDCWAEISRDEKGRLVPKNSTFPSGIKALADYVHSKGLKLGIYSDAGYFTCSKKMPGSLGHEEQDANTFASWGIDYLKYDNCNNDGSKPIVRYPVMTRALMNAGRPIFFSLCEWGDMHPALWGANVGNSWRTTNDISDNWDSMVSRADQNEVYAEYARPGGWNDPDMLEVGNGGMTKDEYIVHFSLWAISKAPLLIGCDVRNVTKETMEIISNKEVIDVNQDKLGVQAKKVRMEGDLEVWAGPLSGYRVAVVLLNRGAWRTVMTARWDDIGIPPSSTVVARDLWQHKTLKQRFVDILTATVDSHSCKMYILKPIS, from the exons ATGGAGGGATCAGGTGAGGGTCGGGCATGGTCCATAAGCTTGCTGCTGCTAGCCTTAACTCTTGCCGTTAATGCTGATAGACGCTCTCTGCTTGCTAACGGCCTCGCCGCTACTCCTCCTATGGG ATGGAATAGCTGGAACCATTTCAACTGTTTTATTGATGAGCAAATGATTAGACAAACTG CTGATGCTCTTGTCTCAACTGGCCTTGCGGATCTCGGATATAAATTTGTTAACATCG ATGACTGCTGGGCTGAAATCTCTCGAGACGAAAAG GGCAGACTAGTGCCTAAGAATTCCACATTTCCTTCTGGTATTAAGGCTTTGGCCGACTACGTCCATAGCAAGGGACTTAAGTTGGGAATATACTCTGATGCTGG CTATTTCACTTGTAGCAAGAAAATGCCTGGTTCACTCGGACACGAGGAGCAGGATGCAAACACCTTTGCTTCATGG GGCATAGACTATCTGAAGTACGATAACTGTAACAACGACGGATCAAAGCCAATAGTCAG ATATCCAGTCATGACAAGAGCTCTCATGAACGCTGGCCGCCCTATCTTCTTTTCGCTGTGTGAATG GGGAGATATGCACCCAGCCTTGTGGGGTGCAAACGTAGGAAACAGTTGGAGAACCACAAACGACATTTCTGATAATTGGGATAG CATGGTTTCCCGAGCAGACCAGAACGAGGTCTATGCAGAATATGCCAGACCAGGTGGCTGGAACG ACCCTGACATGCTTGAGGTTGGCAATGGAGGAATGACCAAAGATGAGTACATAGTCCATTTCAGTTTATGGGCGATTTCCAAG GCTCCACTTCTTATTGGTTGTGATGTGAGAAATGTGACTAAAGAAACAATGGAAATCATATCAAATAAGGAGGTGATCGACGTTAACCAAG ATAAGCTAGGTGTTCAAGCGAAGAAGGTCCGAATGGAGGGAGATCTCGAG GTGTGGGCAGGGCCTCTTTCTGGGTACAGAGTAGCAGTGGTGTTGCTCAACCGGGGGGCATGGCGTACGGTGATGACTGCTCGTTGGGACGATATCGGCATCCCTCCGAGTAGCACTGTGGTGGCAAGAGACCTGTGGCAGCACAAGACATTGAAGCAAAGATTTGTGGATATATTGACGGCAACAGTGGATTCTCATTCATGCAAGATGTACATACTCAAGCCTATATCTTGA
- the LOC125216425 gene encoding alpha-galactosidase 1-like isoform X2 — protein MIRQTADALVSTGLADLGYKFVNIDDCWAEISRDEKGRLVPKNSTFPSGIKALADYVHSKGLKLGIYSDAGYFTCSKKMPGSLGHEEQDANTFASWGIDYLKYDNCNNDGSKPIVRYPVMTRALMNAGRPIFFSLCEWGDMHPALWGANVGNSWRTTNDISDNWDSMVSRADQNEVYAEYARPGGWNDPDMLEVGNGGMTKDEYIVHFSLWAISKAPLLIGCDVRNVTKETMEIISNKEVIDVNQDKLGVQAKKVRMEGDLEVWAGPLSGYRVAVVLLNRGAWRTVMTARWDDIGIPPSSTVVARDLWQHKTLKQRFVDILTATVDSHSCKMYILKPIS, from the exons ATGATTAGACAAACTG CTGATGCTCTTGTCTCAACTGGCCTTGCGGATCTCGGATATAAATTTGTTAACATCG ATGACTGCTGGGCTGAAATCTCTCGAGACGAAAAG GGCAGACTAGTGCCTAAGAATTCCACATTTCCTTCTGGTATTAAGGCTTTGGCCGACTACGTCCATAGCAAGGGACTTAAGTTGGGAATATACTCTGATGCTGG CTATTTCACTTGTAGCAAGAAAATGCCTGGTTCACTCGGACACGAGGAGCAGGATGCAAACACCTTTGCTTCATGG GGCATAGACTATCTGAAGTACGATAACTGTAACAACGACGGATCAAAGCCAATAGTCAG ATATCCAGTCATGACAAGAGCTCTCATGAACGCTGGCCGCCCTATCTTCTTTTCGCTGTGTGAATG GGGAGATATGCACCCAGCCTTGTGGGGTGCAAACGTAGGAAACAGTTGGAGAACCACAAACGACATTTCTGATAATTGGGATAG CATGGTTTCCCGAGCAGACCAGAACGAGGTCTATGCAGAATATGCCAGACCAGGTGGCTGGAACG ACCCTGACATGCTTGAGGTTGGCAATGGAGGAATGACCAAAGATGAGTACATAGTCCATTTCAGTTTATGGGCGATTTCCAAG GCTCCACTTCTTATTGGTTGTGATGTGAGAAATGTGACTAAAGAAACAATGGAAATCATATCAAATAAGGAGGTGATCGACGTTAACCAAG ATAAGCTAGGTGTTCAAGCGAAGAAGGTCCGAATGGAGGGAGATCTCGAG GTGTGGGCAGGGCCTCTTTCTGGGTACAGAGTAGCAGTGGTGTTGCTCAACCGGGGGGCATGGCGTACGGTGATGACTGCTCGTTGGGACGATATCGGCATCCCTCCGAGTAGCACTGTGGTGGCAAGAGACCTGTGGCAGCACAAGACATTGAAGCAAAGATTTGTGGATATATTGACGGCAACAGTGGATTCTCATTCATGCAAGATGTACATACTCAAGCCTATATCTTGA
- the LOC125210350 gene encoding uncharacterized protein LOC125210350, producing the protein MDLEDALFPVDEVPQPAHEDLPGAVADDPILVEDSDDDFEGSSGVSSKGSDGCLQGELMGHEAEDVGEAEVEAEGNSLSWRRKYKEIGFQSGSWASSSGSGSGQYEWRVKESTSTITTRSGLRMEDPFPFESESEKEWNSSTEENPGLSAEPEHSETEEEEDPNMAHLVDPDPEIGSLTTHLDGEPAHAIVSNPRRRSIDIKTNVLGVLPTFSGRRNECPYVFLNEFSKLCSIQKRPNEATEEDYRLRAIPFALKGEINIDVYPGREKELRERTGGDSVPQLFFNEKLIGGLAALNSLRNGGMLEAKLEEILATKCPDDAPAPPVYGFDEEGEVAAMDEMAEIVKVVRQRVPIQDRITKMKFVKNCFSGAELVEELIHQLDCGRKKAVEIGKQLARRHFIHHVFGDNEFEDGNHFYRFLEHEPFIPKCYNFRGVVNDSEPKDVAALSRRLTCIMSAILESYASDDRLHLDYLGISNSEEFRRYINVVEELQRVDLLTLSHDEKLAFFLNLHNSMAIHAVIRIGHPGGMIDRRPFFSDFMYVIGGHPYSLNSIRNGILRGNRRPPFSLIKPFSKGDKRLELSFDKVNQLIHFGMWNATRGSPSIRFFKCQGIESELKNAAREYFQREDGMQVDLAKRTVYLPRIFKWYSADFGQEKDIPNWIINYLDASKTGLLTHLISDGGSVNIAYQDYDWSINL; encoded by the exons ATGGATCTAGAGGATGCTCTGTTCCCAGTCGATGAGGTGCCCCAGCCCGCACACGAGGATCTACCAGGAGCAGTAGCAGATGATCCCATCTTGGTCGAGGACAGTGATGATGACTTTGAGGGGAGCTCGGGAGTGAGCTCCAAGGGATCAGACG GATGCCTCCAAGGAGAGCTGATGGGCCACGAGGCCGAGGACGTGGGAGAGGCCGAGGTCGAGGCCGAAGGGAACTCCCTATCTTGGAGGAGGAAGTACAAGGAGATTG GCTTCCAATCTGGAAGTTGGGCAAGCTCATCTGGATCAGGGAGTGGCCAGTACGAGTGGCGAGTCAAGGAATCTACATCTACCATCACCACTAGATCAGGATTGAGAATGGAGGATCCATTCCCGTTCGAGTCAGAGAGtgaaaaggagtggaattcgtcaACCGAGGAGAACCCAGGATTGTCAGCAGAAccagagcattccgagaccgaggaggaggaagacccGAATATGGCCCATCTAGTAGATCCCGATCCGGAGATAGGGTCGCTCACCACTCATCTTGACGGTGAACCCGCTCACGCTATAGTCTCGAACCCACGCCGGAGGTCAATCGACATCAAAACAAATGTGCTCGGAGTTCTGCCCACGTTCTCTGGACGGAGGAACGAATGCCCTTATGTGTTTTTAAATGAATTCAGCAAATTGTGTAGCATTCAGAAGCGACCTAATGAGGCGAcggaggaggactaccgtctGCGTGCAATACCGTTTGCCCTCAAAGGGGAG ATCAATATCGACGTGTACCCGGGGAGGGAGAAGGAGTTGAGAGAGAGGACCGGCGGAGACTCTGTGCCGCAGTTgttcttcaacgagaagttgATCGGAGGACTGGCGGCGCTGAACTCGCTTCGGAACGGCGGGATGCTGGAGGCTAAATTGGAGGAGATTCTGGCGACGAAGTGCCCCGATGACGCGCCGGCGCCGCCGGTGTACGGATTCGATGAGGAAGGCGAGGTGGCGGCGATGGATGAGATGGCGGAGATTGTGAAGGTAGTGCGGCAGAGAGTGCCGATCCAGGATCGCATAACGAAGATGAAATTCGTGAAGAATTGCTTCTCCGGCGCGGAGCTCGTGGAAGAGCTCATCCACCAATTGGATTGCGGCCGGAAAAAG GCCGTTGAGATAGGAAAGCAGCTTGCAAGAAGGCATTTTATTCATCATGTCTTCGG TGATAATGAATTCGAGGATGGGAATCACTTCTATCGATTCCTAGAGCACGAGCCCTTCATACCAAAATGTTACAACTTCAGAGGAGTGGTGAATGATTCTGAGCCCAAGGACGTGGCTGCATTGAGCCGAAGGCTCACCTGTATAATGTCGGCCATACTCGAGTCCTACGCCTCAGATGACCGACTCCATCTTGATTACCTTGGAATCAGCAACAGCGAAGAGTTCCGGAG ATATATAAATGTGGTGGAGGAGCTTCAGAGAGTAGACCTCCTCACTCTTTCCCATGATGAGAAGCTGGCATTCTTTTTGAATCTGCACAATAGTATGGCCATCCACGCTGTTATCAGAATCGGTCACCCTGGAGGAATGATTGATAGGAGACCCTTCTTTTCTGATTTCATGTATGTAATCGGGGGCCACCCGTATTCTTTGAATTCTATTAGAAATGGCATTCTCAGAGGCAACCGTAGACCACCATTCTCGTTAATAAAGCCCTTCAGCAAAGGCGACAAACGCCTTGAG TTGAGTTTTGACAAAGTGAATCAATTGATCCATTTTGGGATGTGGAATGCAACAAGAGGAAGCCCATCAATCAGATTCTTCAAATGCCAGGGTATCGAATCTGAACTGAAGAACGCTGCAAGGGAGTATTTCCAGAGGGAGGACGGCATGCAGGTGGACCTGGCCAAGAGGACGGTCTACCTCCCACGTATTTTCAAGTG GTACAGTGCTGATTTTGGTCAAGAAAAAGATATCCCGAATTGGATCATCAACTACTTGGATGCAAGTAAGACAGGCCTTTTGACGCACCTCATTAGTGATGGGGGCTCTGTCAACATAGCTTACCAGGATTATGACTGGTCTATTAACCTCTGA